DNA sequence from the Scophthalmus maximus strain ysfricsl-2021 chromosome 1, ASM2237912v1, whole genome shotgun sequence genome:
TCTTTCTGGTTAAATCTAGTTAATGGGGTTGGAGCCACAATGTTGGCACGTTGTTTAACCACAAACCTCCATGTAAGCTATTCAGTGATGCATCCAGGTGTCAGGTGCCGGGTAGCGTGGGTACTTTCCAAATGTAATTCATAATTTAACAATTCTGCATCACTTCATGTGTTACATAATGCAGTCCATCCACACTTTCATGATTCTTCCATTTATATGGGTTCAATGGCATGAGATAATGTAATATTCCCATCattccattatctataccacttatACGCTGGGGGTCGTGGGGGGGCCGGGGCCAATCCctgctgacattgggcgagatgCTGGTCACACCTTCACCAGCGTATTGCAGGGCTGTTCCTTTTGTGCTGTGATGTATCCAGTGAAAAATGCAGGGAAGACCCATCCCACCAGGACTGTACAGTCGTCGCACAAGATTCCAGCAACAATGTGCCCCCGATGCGTTTCCTGAAGATAAAAATCAGTTTCAGGATTACAAATGTAAATTGTTCTCAAGGGTGTGAAGCTTCTTTGGAAAGAAGGGTTATGAGAGGAAATAGAAATGTTCATAGAGGGATATTAACCCCTTCAAGGCTAACTGGGATATGAACTTGTAAATGTTGGGCGGATGACACTGCATTGTATTAGCATAGTGTTTACTCTGTGTTACGGTGGgtaaaaaggggggaaacattttccacaaattATTTCTCATCTTGTTTCACGGAAGTGGCCCACATACAGTACTTACTGTATTCTCATCTGGGGAGGAGTTTCCCATTGCATTTGGGACATGAGACCACAATGGCCACGACCCACATATGTCTaatatcacatcacatcactaatatatgtatatggtcATGTGTTCAGGTGTTAAAACCTCAAACCACAGGGAaatctgtttttgctttttttacaTCTGGGAGTTGTTGTAACAGAAGAGCACAGGCTGCAATTTACTAGACGTAACATTAATAACACTAACAGAGAAAGGCAGTGTGGGGGAATGAGTTTCAAGAAGGGTCATGGGAAAAATGTCTTATCTACTGTAGTCCCTTTGAGCTCCACAACAAAATATCAATCCTGCTATTGTTTAACTGATGATGCTGGACTATTTCCATAGTCCAGAATCATCTAATGTGTTCTGCAGTCCACCCACATATACATTCATATCAAGACGTCTTTTCTGTCTTGATTCCTGACATAGAACccaaattatttgttttaaactgttgtCGATTTCCCACATTGCTGGATTTGTTGGGCTCAGCCTCACAGAAGTCCCCTCCCGCTGTTTACTTTCAATTTGAAGGCCATTAAAAAGCCTGCTCACAAGCAAAACTGAAAGTCTTCTCTCTCAGGCACCAGGCACCAGTCGGAGAAATGTTGTACATCCTCATATTCACTTGTTTGCTGTTTAAAGGTGAGTGACATTGCCAGGTGAGGATCACCCAAACCTGCGTGGCATGTGGAgggatttatttaaaaatccaaatatatgttccttgtttttatgtctagattttcttcttcatgtgatCATTGACTGAAAACCAAAGCTTATCTCTCTGTAATTCATCTGTCATGTGTTACAAATGAGTTGCCTATCTGTTTTTATACCGTATATATAGATTTTAAGACTGCACGTACTTTACCGACACTCGTCTGCTTCTATTTTCAGCCTCAGGCTTAGAGATTACTGGATATGGAAATACAATAGCTGAGTATGGCGGGGAGGCACATTACATGTGCGCAGTGGACAACCCCACAGGTGCGGATTGTATTTTAAATgctgtacttttattttgaatgtgtaaCACTGCTCCATTGTCCCTGTCTGCAGCCTGAGGTGTTTATAACATCTCAGGTTCTTTTCACTGTTGTCATTTCATGTTTGCCAGTGATATCTCTGAGCAGCTGGTGCCGTTCACTCGTGAGACACAAACCCGGCTctgatgttttcactgtaaatattGATTCAGGCATTTGGCCTCCCAGCAGGTGTGCTGCAGGTCACGTGGCAGAGGCTTTTCAAGGATGATCCAATAGAGAACTTGGCAACCTACAGCAAGCGGTTCGGAGAGCAAGTGAACTTACCCTTCCGTGGGAAGGTGGCCCTCACGCAAGCGTCCCTCAACTCCACCTCCATCACTCTGAGGAATGTGTCGTGGCAAGACGAGAGCTGCTACATCTGCTCGTTCAACGTGTATCCTGATGGGTCCAGCAGGAAGCAGACTTGCCTCAGCGTGCGAGGTAAACTGCAGCCCTTTCATAAAAGTGGATGGAGATAGAAAAATAAGAGAggattcttaaaaaaaaattattcaagtCACAATATCTCAAGAATTCAAGGAGTAAATGAATACCAGCTGAGACTCTTGTTCTTGCTGACCTCCACTGGTTGATATCCAgaagttttgtcttttcatttgtcatgCTGATTCTGTGAGGTGTAACTTATCATTTTGTAAAGTTTTTTGGAACATTCAGTGACCCTATAGTCGTTGTCAGAGAAGCTCACGGTTCACAAAAATGACGAGTTGCAATTCTCCCCAAAGGAATATCCTCGGTGGACACGCTGCACGATCACAGAAGTGGACCTGAGGGAGAACACGTGGAGGTTGTGTTCGGCTGCTCTGCCACGGGTAAACCAGCTCCTACCATTGAATGGGACATTTCACCTGGTGCCAGCCACTTGGACCAAACAGAGACCACCACAGCATCGAACAGTGACCACACATTCACCAGCAGCCACAACGTTACTCTGCAAGTACCTGCAGACTGGAGTGGGCATGTGGACTGTCTGCTGAACAGGGGTCAGACGGGAGAGAAGCAAAAGAGGATCCCTTTCTCTTTAAGTGCTGGACGTCCGAAGGCGAAGgatggtatgtgtgtgtgtcaatcgTTGCATTTTTATAGCATTATTGGTAATGTAGCTGTCATGACTTGCAGAATGTAGTGTGGTTACACAGGTTGCATCTCAAACTGCTTTCCGGTTGGTAAATCACTCAACCTGGGGAGTCCCAGTGCCGGTCTAAGTTTAGTCAACTGGAGGATCCAGTTCCTAGATGATTGCCGGCAGTGATCACCAGCAGTGATCGCCATTGCCAAATtcttactgacaggaagtgacagtggAATAAAGGTTCAGAGTCGGGAGCTTTGCCGGCAGTCTGTGCAAGCTTACCTGTTAGTACTTCCACTTTGTAGGTGACCAAGCTCCAAATACGTCATTGTTATGAGCTGGCATAGTCATCAACATCACCAGGAACTCCCTAAAACCCTCTTCATGTAATGTAACCTAAAGAAAAAGGAACCAGTTTGAGATTCAGTAAATGAGTTAAGTCGTGCAGACACTGCAGCCAACAGTCTGACCGATGTGTAATCAGCACATTGTTCTTCTCCTGAGTCAGCTGGGCAGTGGCTCATTAAATCAGGAAGCTTTCAGTTTCACTTCTGACTTTAGGTTTCATGatcaagatttaaaaacaaacatgttacaGTCTCATGAGCTCGCTGGGGAAAGTCTCATAATCAGATAAGAATAGGGAAGTTATGtttaaataattaaagtttACCATCAGAATTTCCCACCTTCCTCTTTAGAGGAAATTTACCTTCTTCTACCTGAGGTGAACCTGAGTGACCCTGTTcggtttttctctgtgtctctagAGGGAGGACTGTATCGCTTTGGAATCGCACTTGTAATTTCTGCTGTAATCTTTATTGCCTGCATGGCTGTGGCTGCTGCAATGTTGAGGAGTAGAAGGTGAGGTATGGTACATGATGTAAGATGTTTGCTCAATTGCAAAATGAAATATCGGTAGTATAGTTGAGTATTTACCCAGTATCTTATCTGTGAGTAATGTTCCGCCCACAATATAATAAagtcagttttttctctctctccctggcagGTCCAAGTGTAACAGAAGAAATCACAACGTTTAATGAGCATTagtcagattttatttattttaatttaacctTTTACCTTTCAGGCATGCAaaccttataaaaaaaaaacatttttattttatttttgtttgcttctGACCTTTAGAGATGTAACAGCGAATTAAGCTAAAAGCAGCAATCCAAAATGTTAATAACTTCATGtaaaaattacactttttttaattccagATCTCAGCACTTTAACCTTTGTTTATGGAACCTCAAGCAGAAAACTTGTTTAGACAAATGTTGAGGAGTAGGGGATAGTACAAGAGCTGCCTCAGGGTTACTGTGAGGTAAAACTGTGGAAAGCAGATAAATATGTCGTTAACTACTGTACACTTGTATTGTCATTGCGGGCTATAGTGACTGCCAGCTAGTGCACTAAGGATTTGCTTCATGTCCAACCAGCTGATCAGGCCGATTTGTTTTGGTGATAGGATGTTTCATGTGACACACTGGAGGAAACAGTGCCATCTGCTGTGCAGGGCAGGGTAATGGcgatgtgtgttgtgtgatgaaGTTccgcattttattttattttattttattaacaatATTCTTGTGGTTTTGCACACATCaatgtttgtgttatttattgcTTACATaacaaaaatgcacatttactgtatgattttgtgtgtgtgtgtttgttcagggtCCCAATTTAGCCAATTATTGCTTTCTGTCCCATAACCCTTTGTTATTATCTCTCTGGGGGGCCAGGGGGGAGACACTGATTCTCCCAGCTGGAACAACCTTGTGGTTCTTTAACTATCCTGCCACGCCACGAGTCCTCTTCCTGATGTaagttaaatgtgaatatacTGGACTTGAGTTTCCTGAGGAAGACCCTGGTGAAGTGGTAA
Encoded proteins:
- the LOC118308944 gene encoding uncharacterized protein LOC118308944 isoform X1; translation: MKPFITSHLLDVRSEQRESGEQCDLVYQYGQGFENGCDSRFRLQVQTDDRERDCFPSSDQVNTSRQWELHLSVFKSYRNICTPPQHHCGRHQAPVGEMLYILIFTCLLFKASGLEITGYGNTIAEYGGEAHYMCAVDNPTAGVLQVTWQRLFKDDPIENLATYSKRFGEQVNLPFRGKVALTQASLNSTSITLRNVSWQDESCYICSFNVYPDGSSRKQTCLSVRGISSVDTLHDHRSGPEGEHVEVVFGCSATGKPAPTIEWDISPGASHLDQTETTTASNSDHTFTSSHNVTLQVPADWSGHVDCLLNRGQTGEKQKRIPFSLSAGRPKAKDEGGLYRFGIALVISAVIFIACMAVAAAMLRSRRSKCNRRNHNV
- the LOC118308944 gene encoding uncharacterized protein LOC118308944 isoform X2; this translates as MKPFITSHLLDVRSEQRESGEQCDLVYQYGQGFENGCDSRFRLQVQTDDRERDCFPSSDQVNTSRQWELHLSVFKSYRNICTPPQHHCGRHQAPVGEMLYILIFTCLLFKASGLEITGYGNTIAEYGGEAHYMCAVDNPTGVLQVTWQRLFKDDPIENLATYSKRFGEQVNLPFRGKVALTQASLNSTSITLRNVSWQDESCYICSFNVYPDGSSRKQTCLSVRGISSVDTLHDHRSGPEGEHVEVVFGCSATGKPAPTIEWDISPGASHLDQTETTTASNSDHTFTSSHNVTLQVPADWSGHVDCLLNRGQTGEKQKRIPFSLSAGRPKAKDEGGLYRFGIALVISAVIFIACMAVAAAMLRSRRSKCNRRNHNV
- the LOC118308944 gene encoding uncharacterized protein LOC118308944 isoform X5 codes for the protein MTAKVNTSRQWELHLSVFKSYRNICTPPQHHCGRHQAPVGEMLYILIFTCLLFKASGLEITGYGNTIAEYGGEAHYMCAVDNPTAGVLQVTWQRLFKDDPIENLATYSKRFGEQVNLPFRGKVALTQASLNSTSITLRNVSWQDESCYICSFNVYPDGSSRKQTCLSVRGISSVDTLHDHRSGPEGEHVEVVFGCSATGKPAPTIEWDISPGASHLDQTETTTASNSDHTFTSSHNVTLQVPADWSGHVDCLLNRGQTGEKQKRIPFSLSAGRPKAKDEGGLYRFGIALVISAVIFIACMAVAAAMLRSRRSKCNRRNHNV
- the LOC118308944 gene encoding uncharacterized protein LOC118308944 isoform X4; its protein translation is MKPFITSHLLDVRSEQRESGEQCDLVYQYGQGFENGCDSRFRLQVQTDDRERDCFPSSDQVNTSRQWELHLSVFKSYRNICTPPQHHCGRHQAPVGEMLYILIFTCLLFKASGLEITGYGNTIAEYGGEAHYMCAVDNPTAGVLQVTWQRLFKDDPIENLATYSKRFGEQVNLPFRGKVALTQASLNSTSITLRNVSWQDESCYICSFNVYPDGSSRKQTCLSVRGISSVDTLHDHRSGPEGEHVEVVFGCSATGKPAPTIEWDISPGASHLDQTETTTASNSDHTFTSSHNVTLQVPADWSGHVDCLLNRGQTGEKQKRIPFSLSAGRPKAKDGPSVTEEITTFNEH
- the LOC118308944 gene encoding uncharacterized protein LOC118308944 isoform X3; the encoded protein is MKPFITSHLLDVRSEQRESGEQCDLVYQYGQGFENGCDSRFRLQVQTDDRERDCFPSSDQVNTSRQWELHLSVFKSYRNICTPPQHHCGRHQAPVGEMLYILIFTCLLFKASGLEITGYGNTIAEYGGEAHYMCAVDNPTAGVLQVTWQRLFKDDPIENLATYSKRFGEQVNLPFRGKVALTQASLNSTSITLRNVSWQDESCYICSFNVYPDGSSRKQTCLSVRGISSVDTLHDHRSGPEGEHVEVVFGCSATGKPAPTIEWDISPGASHLDQTETTTASNSDHTFTSSHNVTLQVPADWSGHVDCLLNRGQTGEKQKRIPFSLSAGRPKAKDEGGLYRFGIALVISAVIFIACMAVAAAMLRSRR
- the LOC118308944 gene encoding OX-2 membrane glycoprotein isoform X6 codes for the protein MLYILIFTCLLFKASGLEITGYGNTIAEYGGEAHYMCAVDNPTAGVLQVTWQRLFKDDPIENLATYSKRFGEQVNLPFRGKVALTQASLNSTSITLRNVSWQDESCYICSFNVYPDGSSRKQTCLSVRGISSVDTLHDHRSGPEGEHVEVVFGCSATGKPAPTIEWDISPGASHLDQTETTTASNSDHTFTSSHNVTLQVPADWSGHVDCLLNRGQTGEKQKRIPFSLSAGRPKAKDEGGLYRFGIALVISAVIFIACMAVAAAMLRSRRSKCNRRNHNV